A stretch of Rhodohalobacter mucosus DNA encodes these proteins:
- a CDS encoding efflux RND transporter periplasmic adaptor subunit, with protein sequence MRATKISLFILLFLLLGIAGCSDREEARVETKDLVQGVYASGQVLPENYYRVNSKVSGVLSEILVEVGRDVEMGTPLLRIENEPSERSLEIAENQLELARKHAAPDSDILNRLREQVDKAYAVFSQDSLDFARFGRLQDDDIGSRQAYDRARLQYRTSLSSYEIAKSNLRETRDRLRIELENARNSYLAQQSRTGDYTLLSVIEGTVYDIHPNKGELISPNQPIMEIGASGRFEAELDVDETDITLIEEGQSVFFELDALEDSVLEGKIMRIYPRIDPVERTARVVASIDPEDHRLYPGMSLEANIVIREKEGVLVLPVLYVSESNEVILEDGSRKTVETGIRDLSYVEITDGLEEGDIVLKPEP encoded by the coding sequence ATGAGAGCAACGAAAATCAGCCTTTTTATACTTTTGTTTCTGCTTTTGGGAATCGCGGGGTGTTCGGATCGTGAAGAAGCCCGGGTGGAGACAAAGGACCTTGTCCAGGGTGTTTACGCATCGGGACAGGTGCTTCCGGAAAATTACTACCGTGTAAACAGCAAGGTTTCCGGCGTGCTGTCGGAGATCCTGGTAGAGGTCGGCCGTGACGTGGAAATGGGAACACCGCTTCTGCGAATTGAAAACGAGCCGAGCGAACGCAGCCTGGAGATTGCAGAAAATCAGCTGGAGCTGGCGCGGAAACATGCTGCACCCGATTCGGATATTCTGAACCGGCTTCGGGAGCAGGTGGATAAAGCATATGCTGTCTTCAGTCAGGATTCTCTCGATTTTGCACGTTTCGGACGGCTGCAGGATGACGATATCGGTTCACGTCAGGCTTATGACCGCGCACGCCTGCAGTACCGCACATCACTCAGCAGCTACGAGATTGCAAAGAGCAACCTGCGGGAAACCCGCGACCGCCTCCGGATTGAGCTTGAAAATGCTCGAAACAGCTATCTGGCGCAACAGAGCAGGACGGGTGATTACACGCTGCTCTCCGTCATTGAGGGTACCGTCTATGACATCCATCCGAATAAGGGAGAGCTGATTTCCCCAAATCAGCCCATTATGGAGATCGGCGCATCCGGCCGGTTTGAAGCCGAACTGGACGTGGACGAGACGGACATCACGCTGATTGAAGAGGGCCAGTCCGTCTTTTTTGAGCTGGATGCTTTGGAAGATTCCGTTCTGGAAGGAAAGATTATGAGGATCTATCCGCGAATCGACCCCGTTGAGCGGACAGCCAGGGTCGTCGCTTCCATTGACCCCGAAGACCATCGGCTCTATCCCGGGATGTCGCTTGAAGCCAACATCGTGATTCGCGAAAAAGAGGGTGTGCTGGTGCTGCCCGTGCTCTATGTGAGTGAATCGAATGAGGTGATCCTGGAAGACGGATCCCGTAAAACCGTAGAAACGGGAATCCGCGACCTGAGCTATGTGGAGATCACAGACGGACTTGAAGAAGGAGACATCGTATTAAAACCGGAACCATGA
- a CDS encoding transglycosylase SLT domain-containing protein, whose amino-acid sequence MKTPPFNVRTGLPAAMAVCFCALIFPSCITFEDVDQFIEQMQAEKAMPAATVQRDFPEISNSGVLRMITRYGPDTYFLNRGMDAGFEFELLHAFAREHNLLLEVEIMSQDDDPITILKSGQGDVIAMGLAASPHRTNGAIFTHPYLLTDRFLVYSPHLEEQPDSLAALAEEGIPITVLSGSDAAYHLEKIRGNGISLNLDPLSGNADQDMIYRMLADGRALAAVSNSYSFQKAAGLHPGLSRGPVIAESDSIAWAVRPNAPELEQELSRYLQKHFRISDTGEAGYSSAFLNILKRHYFEESPQLSAYYDTTTAAIERGMLFSPYSGLVQSAADSIGIDPLLLTAVIAQESSFNPGSKSFAGAVGLMQILPRYSENDYPTLYDPETNIREGAAILKSHLNHYAYLDSLDQVKFALATYNAGIGHLVDARRLVMEQNRNPNDWPSTANALLMLMERRHFERAEHGYVRGRETVQYVDRVISRYNRYRSVMALSAQ is encoded by the coding sequence ATGAAAACACCCCCTTTCAATGTCAGAACGGGTCTTCCTGCAGCAATGGCGGTCTGCTTTTGCGCACTGATATTCCCCTCCTGCATCACTTTCGAGGACGTCGATCAATTTATAGAGCAGATGCAGGCCGAAAAAGCCATGCCGGCTGCTACCGTTCAGCGCGACTTTCCGGAGATCTCCAATAGCGGTGTGCTGCGTATGATTACCCGCTACGGCCCGGATACCTACTTTCTCAACCGGGGAATGGACGCGGGCTTCGAATTTGAACTGCTTCACGCCTTTGCTCGCGAACACAATTTGCTGCTTGAAGTTGAGATTATGAGTCAGGATGATGACCCCATAACTATTCTCAAGAGCGGACAGGGTGACGTGATTGCCATGGGACTGGCCGCTTCTCCGCACCGGACCAACGGTGCAATTTTCACACACCCGTATCTTCTGACCGACCGCTTTCTGGTCTACTCTCCGCACCTGGAGGAGCAACCGGATTCTCTGGCTGCACTGGCTGAAGAAGGCATTCCAATTACCGTGCTGTCCGGCAGCGATGCCGCTTACCATCTGGAAAAGATCCGGGGAAACGGAATCAGCCTGAATCTGGATCCCCTTTCCGGCAATGCAGACCAGGATATGATCTACCGCATGCTGGCCGACGGACGCGCACTGGCTGCCGTTTCAAACAGCTACTCCTTCCAAAAAGCAGCCGGGCTTCATCCGGGTCTGTCCAGGGGCCCTGTGATTGCAGAAAGTGACTCTATCGCGTGGGCGGTCCGGCCGAATGCACCGGAACTTGAACAGGAACTGAGCCGTTATCTGCAGAAACATTTTCGGATTTCCGACACCGGAGAGGCGGGATACAGTTCCGCATTTCTGAATATTCTGAAGAGGCACTACTTTGAGGAGAGCCCGCAGCTCTCCGCCTACTATGACACGACGACTGCAGCTATAGAGAGAGGCATGCTTTTTTCTCCGTACTCCGGTCTTGTACAGTCGGCAGCCGACTCCATCGGTATCGATCCGCTGCTGCTCACGGCTGTGATTGCACAGGAGTCTTCTTTTAACCCGGGTTCCAAAAGCTTTGCGGGCGCCGTGGGACTGATGCAGATCCTTCCCCGTTACTCTGAAAATGACTACCCCACACTGTACGACCCGGAAACCAATATCCGTGAGGGAGCGGCCATTCTGAAGAGCCACCTGAACCACTACGCCTACCTCGACAGCCTGGACCAGGTGAAATTTGCGCTGGCCACCTACAATGCAGGCATCGGCCACTTGGTGGATGCCCGCCGGCTGGTGATGGAGCAAAACCGCAATCCCAACGACTGGCCGTCCACGGCCAATGCCCTGTTGATGCTGATGGAAAGACGGCATTTCGAACGCGCCGAGCACGGATACGTCCGCGGCAGGGAAACCGTACAATATGTAGACCGGGTGATTTCCAGGTACAACCGGTACAGGAGTGTGATGGCGCTATCTGCTCAGTGA
- a CDS encoding ABC transporter permease translates to MSRFPILKIVLTHLTGRKRQTLVSMLGVTFGITVFIFQAGVITGLQDFFIEKTIDSTAHIHIYRDTNLKSDPLLNDLYTGDDTWVSVSNIRSKDQLPKLKRGMQIVDILEEYPEVSGVSPGLSTQAIFKLGIADVSGIINGVNIRRENRLFSLEEDLTAGSIIRMETVPNGVIMGSGLAESLGAELNDNLSVVSPGGITLQMKVVGILETGLRELDNSRAYSSIRNAQKLMSVTGNYITDINLKLHDIDRAGVLADEFQKRFGYTAEDWKEVNEGIFSVFRIQNIVTYLVIISILLVSGFGIFNVLSMMIYEKMNDIAILKSIGYSDKDVRNIFLLEALFIGFAGGLVGLVTGFIISWVTSVIPANIEGFVTSEYLTINFDPAFYLLAFAFGLVATAIAGYLPALKASKIDPIEIIRTQ, encoded by the coding sequence ATGAGCCGATTTCCCATATTAAAAATTGTGCTGACCCACCTGACGGGCCGAAAGCGCCAGACACTGGTCTCCATGCTGGGAGTTACCTTCGGTATCACCGTGTTTATTTTCCAGGCAGGCGTGATTACAGGGCTTCAGGACTTTTTTATTGAGAAAACAATTGATTCAACGGCTCATATTCACATCTACCGTGACACAAACCTGAAATCGGACCCGCTGCTTAACGATTTGTATACGGGAGACGATACCTGGGTATCGGTCTCCAATATCCGCAGCAAGGATCAACTCCCGAAACTGAAACGCGGCATGCAGATCGTGGATATTCTGGAGGAGTACCCGGAGGTTTCCGGCGTATCGCCCGGGCTCAGCACACAGGCCATTTTCAAGCTGGGCATTGCCGACGTATCCGGCATCATCAACGGAGTGAATATTCGCAGGGAGAACCGCCTCTTCAGCCTCGAGGAGGATCTGACCGCTGGTTCCATCATCCGGATGGAGACCGTGCCCAACGGAGTGATTATGGGTTCGGGACTGGCAGAGTCGCTCGGAGCAGAACTCAATGATAATCTATCCGTGGTTTCACCCGGGGGCATTACCCTTCAAATGAAGGTGGTGGGAATTCTGGAAACCGGCCTGCGCGAACTGGACAACTCCCGCGCGTACAGCAGCATTCGAAACGCGCAAAAACTGATGAGCGTGACCGGCAACTACATCACCGATATTAACCTGAAACTGCATGATATTGACCGTGCGGGTGTTCTTGCCGATGAATTTCAAAAGCGGTTCGGATATACCGCGGAAGACTGGAAAGAGGTGAACGAAGGCATCTTCAGCGTCTTCCGCATACAGAATATCGTGACCTACCTGGTCATCATCTCCATCCTGCTGGTGTCCGGTTTCGGTATTTTCAACGTGCTCTCGATGATGATATACGAGAAGATGAACGATATCGCCATCCTGAAGTCGATCGGGTACTCCGATAAAGATGTTCGCAATATCTTTCTGCTGGAAGCCCTGTTCATCGGTTTTGCAGGAGGTCTTGTCGGCCTGGTGACGGGATTCATCATCTCCTGGGTCACATCGGTCATTCCCGCCAACATAGAAGGGTTTGTCACCTCCGAATACCTGACCATCAACTTTGATCCCGCATTTTACCTGCTTGCATTCGCCTTCGGCCTGGTGGCTACAGCCATAGCGGGCTACCTGCCGGCATTGAAAGCATCCAAAATCGATCCCATTGAGATCATCAGAACCCAGTGA
- a CDS encoding 6-bladed beta-propeller yields the protein MKYYLLILLLITGCTNRSSDRSINRPGDIQEIFIDVDQAEPIYMSDFFSGITYIPLKNPGKSPMGIITKIMPQGNMIALYDRTKKSVWIYKEGGAFIGEVKIPEGKGPGELEHISDVYFDEDFKIHVLGAFKIMTLNMNGNLIAESSMDLFARYFTYDVNSNRYYGFGSGNSNVRIPDEFKGFDLFKFDDTGVIEKSFIPIEKNKQGISYGIPNYFPTFNGEYYFFKHLHDTVYKIEGDEVQPAYALDFGDYALPDEVFERRKDYGNEIWQWTEFWDNEIEPYDYIVYKTNFEITEKYIHMRVGNNDSKYMILYHKDKKETYVGEDRFINDIDFGPSPFIFMSSDKHLYSYVNANDFLRHMNSVYESNRERYSSNRMIELRRLANSMSENSNPVLMRLEFK from the coding sequence ATGAAATATTACTTATTGATCTTACTGTTAATTACCGGATGTACAAATAGATCTTCTGACAGATCTATAAACAGACCAGGAGATATTCAGGAAATTTTTATTGATGTTGATCAAGCCGAACCCATATATATGTCTGATTTTTTTTCAGGTATAACATATATCCCACTGAAAAACCCTGGCAAGAGTCCTATGGGTATTATTACTAAAATAATGCCTCAAGGCAATATGATAGCGCTCTACGACCGAACAAAAAAAAGCGTATGGATTTACAAGGAAGGAGGTGCTTTTATTGGAGAGGTTAAGATTCCTGAAGGAAAAGGACCAGGTGAGCTTGAACATATATCAGATGTTTATTTTGATGAAGATTTCAAAATTCATGTCCTGGGTGCATTTAAAATTATGACCCTGAACATGAATGGAAATTTGATAGCGGAGTCATCAATGGACCTCTTTGCCAGGTATTTTACCTACGATGTAAATTCAAATAGGTATTATGGATTTGGAAGTGGAAATTCAAATGTGCGCATTCCGGATGAATTTAAAGGATTTGATCTGTTCAAATTCGATGATACCGGTGTTATTGAAAAAAGCTTTATTCCGATAGAAAAGAATAAGCAGGGGATATCCTATGGTATCCCCAACTACTTTCCCACATTCAACGGGGAGTACTATTTTTTCAAGCATCTTCATGATACCGTTTATAAAATCGAAGGTGATGAAGTTCAACCTGCCTATGCTCTTGATTTTGGGGATTATGCATTGCCGGATGAAGTGTTTGAAAGAAGGAAGGATTATGGAAATGAAATTTGGCAATGGACCGAATTTTGGGATAATGAGATAGAACCTTATGATTACATTGTATATAAGACAAACTTTGAAATCACTGAGAAATATATTCATATGAGAGTTGGGAATAACGACTCAAAGTATATGATACTTTATCATAAGGATAAGAAAGAGACATATGTTGGAGAAGATAGGTTTATAAATGATATCGATTTTGGTCCTAGCCCATTTATTTTTATGAGCTCTGATAAACATTTGTATTCCTATGTGAATGCAAATGACTTTTTAAGGCATATGAATTCAGTATATGAAAGTAATCGGGAAAGATATTCCAGTAATAGGATGATTGAATTAAGACGGTTAGCGAATTCAATGAGTGAAAACAGCAATCCGGTTTTAATGAGACTGGAATTTAAATAG